One window of the Penaeus monodon isolate SGIC_2016 chromosome 1, NSTDA_Pmon_1, whole genome shotgun sequence genome contains the following:
- the LOC119575075 gene encoding chitinase-3-like protein 1, which produces MIAKAFNMVIPRSSWKCGAFMLSFLVLLSTTPDMTSAVGDKVVCYYASWAHYRTGAAKYTVDDVPVELCTHAIYAFAVLDADSLVAREHDAYLDKAAGLDNYRRFVKLRERNPQAKMLLGLGGWTDSRSDKYSRLVSEPQRRAAFVSHVVSFLQEYGFDGLDLDWEYPGYQSSPQDREGFRLWVEELRAAFSPRGLLLTAAVSAGKSVIDQGYDVPAVAKALDQIHLMSYDFHGSWERRVAHHAPLFPAPGQEKELSADFAVRYWIKRGAPASKLVLGVPFYGRSWTLAGADASSGAPASGAGRPGPLLKDAGTMAYYEICQAHQRGGWKKVSGPDGPHLTHGDQWVGYDDIAAIRKKALYAQQKGLGGVMVWDIATDDFRGACGRGANPLLSAIAKVLMGSSPWSSARPPTVRPSTPRPVQPTTLHPVRPTPSHPTPTTPSPGGQVNTAECKTTGFTADTSSCSFFYRCSGDSTFRYQCPGGLHWRQERLACDWPDAAGCVAA; this is translated from the exons ATGATAGCTAAAGCTTTCAACATG GTAATACCGCGGTCATCATGGAAGTGCGGGGCGTTCATGCTCTCATTCTTGGTACTACTTTCGACGACTCCCGACATGACTTCGGCTGTCGGAGACAAGGTCGTGTGTTATTATGCTTCTTGGGCACACTACCGTACTG GAGCCGCCAAGTACACGGTGGACGACGTGCCTGTGGAACTGTGCACTCACGCCATCTACGCCTTCGCTGTCCTGGACGCCGACTCGCTCGTCGCCAGAGAGCATGACGCGTACCTGGATAAGGCCGCCGGGCTCGACAACTACCGGCGCTTCGTGAAGTTGCGCGAACGGAATCCACAAGCCAAG ATGTTGCTCGGCCTGGGCGGCTGGACGGACTCTCGCAGCGACAAGTACTCTCGGCTGGTGTCGGAGCCGCAGCGTCGCGCCGCCTTCGTCAGCCACGTGGTCTCCTTCCTGCAGGAGTATGGCTTCGACGGACTGGACTTGGACTGGGAGTACCCGGGATACCAGAGCTCCCCTCAGGATAGGGAAG GGTTCCGTCTGTGGGTGGAGGAGCTGCGCGCTGCCTTCTCGCCCCGCGGCCTTCTGCTGACGGCGGCCGTGTCCGCGGGGAAGAGTGTGATCGACCAGGGCTACGACGTCCCCGCCGTGGCGAAGGCGCTGGACCAGATCCACCTCATGAGCTACGACTTCCACGGCTCCTGGGAAAGGCGGGTCGCTCACCACGCCCCTCTGTTCCCCGCCCCCGGCCAGGAAAAGGAGCTCTCGGCTGACTTCGCCGTCAGGTACTGGATCAAAAGGGGCGCTCCTGCGTCCAAGCTGGTCCTGGGCGTCCCCTTCTACGGCCGATCCTGGACTCTGGCAGGCGCCGACGCCTCGAGCGGAGCGCCGGCTTCGGGCGCCGGGCGCCCTGGACCTCTGCTCAAGGACGCAGGCACCATGGCGTACTATGAGATCTGCCAGGCGCACCAGCGCGGAGGCTGGAAGAAGGTCTCCGGCCCAGACGGACCTCATCTCACCCACGGAGACCAGTGGGTCGGCTACGACGATATTGCCGCCATCAGGAAGAAG GCGCTGTACGCCCAACAGAAGGGCTTGGGAGGAGTCATGGTCTGGGACATCGCCACGGACGACTTCCGGGGCGCCTGCGGCAGGGGCGCTAACCCGCTCCTGTCGGCCATAGCGAAGGTGCTGATGGGCTCCAGCCCCTGGTCCTCCGCCCGGCCGCCCACCGTCAG GCCTAGCACTCCCCGCCCAGTTCAGCCAACGACTCTCCACCCCGTGCGACcaactccctcccaccccacgcCCACGACGCCCTCACCGGGGGGCCAGGTCAACACAGCCGAGTGCAAGACCACCGGATTCACCGCTGACACAAGCAGCTGCTCCTTCTTCTACCGCTGTTCTGGCGACTCGACCTTCCGATACCAGTGTCCCGGCGGCCTCCactggcggcaggagcgcctggcCTGCGACTGGCCCGACGCTGCAGGGTGCGTGGCGGCCTAA